AGCGCATCACGTACACGGTGAACGTGATGACGTAGGCGCCTCCCGCAAACGCAACGCCCGTCACCACGTCAAATCCAATCCAGAAGCCCCATGGAAACTCCTGGTTGAGGTTTGTCACCGAGCCGAGTCCCTGCGTGAATCTGATCACCAGGATAATCAGCCCTGCTGCCATGATGGGCAACGAGATGACATTGAAAGGCGTCCAGAAGCTCGGCTTCTTTTGCAGAGGCTCCGCCCCGGCCGAGAGTGTCGCTCCGCTACTCATGCTGCCGCCTCAAGGGTTGTCGTTTCTCGGGTCCGGAGGCCCCATCTCGCTATCTGAACCGTCGGACAGTAGTCGCATGCCGTACAGAAGTGCGGGGAGGGCGAAGAGAACCACCGGCACGCCATACAAAAAGTCTCGTGTGTACTCAGGGTATGGTGTCGTGCCCAGATCCATCCGAAAGCCCAGCTGTTCGAAAGGCACTGCCGACAGGTATAGCCAGCCCGTACCGCCCACTTCGTGCTCGCCATAGATCTTGTGCACGTACCGGTCCGGGTGGTTGTATATGCGGATGCGTGCAATCTCCATCAGTTCGCGTTTCGGGCCGAATGTCAGCGCGTCCGTGGGGCAGGCCTTCACGCATGCCGGCTCCTGGCCCTGCTGAAGTCGATCCCAGCACATGGTGCACTTCTGGATGCGCGGGTTCCAGGAATCGTATTCGAACTTCGGAACGTCGAACGGGCAAGAGACCATGCAGAAGCGACAGCCCATACACTTGTCTGACCGCCAGATGACGGGGCCCTCTTTCGTCTTGTGCATCGCATTCGTCAGACACGCCGAGGCGCACGCGGGCTGCCAGCAGTGCATGCACTGCTTTTTGACGAACACCTCTCCCGCGTCCGTATCGTATCGGTTGACGACCGTCCACTGGCGCTCGGACGTTGTACGCTTCTCATCGAGAGCGCCATCGTTTTGCACGTCCGGAACGTGGAGGTCATGGGCCATTCCGCACGCGACCTCGCACGACCGACAGCCGATACATCGCGTCGTATCGACGAGGACGCCGACAAATTCCGTGGGGTCCTCCAGTTGATCCTGGCGCTTTCCAGTGACTGCACATGCTGCGGCCGCGCCTCCGGTCTTCAAGAACGATCTTCGATCCATGGAATAACTCCTCTGAAGATTGCTTCCTCAGTCCTCCTCCGGTTCCTGATGACAAAAGACGCAGTTCTCACTCGCTTCAACACCCGTCCCTGAGTCATGACATTCCCAGCAACTGAGGTGCGTCGCAACCTTCGCCGTGATCGTCTGATCAGAAATTCCGCCCGCCGCTCGGGTGTGACAATCCTCACATGCCTGGGGGCCGAGATCCGGAGTATCCCCGTGATGACATGTCTCACAAGTTATCCAGAGATCCTCGAAGTACTCCACGTGAGGCGTGTTCAGCGGTGACGCCGCCGTCTCGTGATGACACTCCACGCATTCAAGCTCGGCATCATCAATGTGGAACTCGTGATCGAAAACGGCAGGAGGCGGAAATACCACTTCCGCGAGAGTCACCGCGGCCGGCACAGCATCGTCCTGCTGAATGGCGCCCGCATTCGGCGCGTCTCCGGACGTCAAGCACCCGAGAAAACAGCTGAGACTCCCGACAACGAAAACAGCAACTGTAAAGAGAACGGATCTGGTCATGTTCGGCCTGCGTGGTGTCGGATGGACCCGGTGTCAAGCATCCGCAACAGATTGTTGCGGTTCTTCCGCGGAAGAGCTGAGAACGTCGGCGGGCGAAAGCGGTCTGCCGCCTTCCCCGGCCCCGTGTGCATCCACCATCTCCACGTAGCGATCCACCTCATGCTGATACCATTCGATAGCTTCGGCGCCGATACGAAGCGACCGTATTTCATTCGGCAGGTCGGAGGGCTCGATTCCGCAGACCCAGCCGCGATCGTAGGGCTCGCGTGTTACAAGCTCCGGCTCATCGAGAATGCCTTCGTTGATGGTCGCCACCCTGCCTGAAACCGGCGAGACAAATGAAACTGTGGCGTTCCCGCTGATGACGTCAAACAATCGCTCGCCCTTCCTCACGTTCTGCCCAACCCGCACAGCGAGAACCTCGTCGACCTCTCCAATAACCTTCAGCGCGAAATCATCGATGCCGACGAGCAAGTAACCGTCCCGGCACAAATAGACCCACGAATGGGTGGGCGAGATGAACAATCCCGCCGGTACGTTGACGGTCTTGGGTTCCACCGATGCACTGGAGGAGGGAGTAACCAGATGCAGCTTCGGCCTTCGCTCCTTCTCGATTCGCGCCTGCCGACGGATGAGTGCCTGACTTGCGAACGCAATGAGTTCGTCGGCCGTGAACGGCTTCTGCACGTAGTCCATGGCGCCGTACTTCATGGCATCGACGGCGGACTCAATCGTCGCATAACCCGTGATCATTATGACGTCGATGTCGGGTCTGACATGCTTAACCGCTTTAACGACATCGATACCATCCATTTCGGGCATCTTCAGGTCCGTAAAGACGAAGTCGTACTCGTGGTTGCGGATGAGTCCGAGCGCTTCCTTTCCGTTCTCCACGGTATCGACGTTGAAACCCGAGAGCACGAGAATCTTGCGGAACGACTCGAGAACGATTGACTCGTCGTCTACGGCGAGTATCCACGCCTTTGGATCCGCAACTTCGACGCGCTTGAGTGTCGGCGCCTCCTCGGAGTAGTCGAGTTTCAGGCCGAGTTCGAGCGCCTCTGCACGCTGTTGTCGCTCTTTGTTCTCCTGGTACTTCTTGAGCGCAAGACGCGTCGTGACGTCGACAATCAGAAAGACAACCACGGTGACCACCACCATCAACGCAACCATCGCTTTCACCCCGCTGGCTGTAGGAGTACTATCGAGTGCGCTGCCCGTGACCGGTGTATCGTCACGTCTCTGTCGTCACCTGCCGTGAGCAGTCGACTACAATTCACAACAAGAACGACCTCAAACCGACCGGCGTGTGACAGGCGGGCTTGAGTCCGCCGCGAGAGGGAATGTCTACTCCATCTGTCGGGAGGGCTCAAGGTGGTCGTTAGGGTAATCTCGCAGCGTCCCGACGAAGAATCGCTCGATGTTGCCGGTGTAATTCACCGACAGCCTGCTTCAGACGCCGGTCGCACCTGCCAGATCTCGACCCCGGAACTCGACCCACAACCGTCAGCACCACGAACTCCCGGTTGATCGACGGTGGGAGTTATATCTGCAGATACCCTCCGTCACCCCATCAGACGCCAGATGATGTACGCCACATAAACGCCAAGCAAGGCAGCGCCCTCCCATCTGCTCAATCTCAAACGTGTGAAGAGAAAAGGCAGGGCTACAACCGCGAGACCGGTCATGGTCAGCAGGTCAACCCACCCCACATCGCCCTGCGCCAGCGGGTTGACCGTCGCCGTGATCCCCAGGATTCCCAGGATGTTGAATATGCAGCTTCCCACCACGTTGCCTGCGGCGATATCGCCCTGTCCACGGATCGACGCTACGATCGACGTCACCAGCTCCGGCAAACTCGTACCGATCGCCACAATCGTCAGCCCGACCACCGCCTCGCTCAAACCCAGACCGACCGCAAGGTCGACTGCGGCCCCGACCAGGAGGTGCCCGCCCCCGAGGAGGGCTGCAAGTCCCGCTGTGAGGAGAACCACGCTCATCGCA
The DNA window shown above is from Rhodothermales bacterium and carries:
- a CDS encoding response regulator; its protein translation is MKAMVALMVVVTVVVFLIVDVTTRLALKKYQENKERQQRAEALELGLKLDYSEEAPTLKRVEVADPKAWILAVDDESIVLESFRKILVLSGFNVDTVENGKEALGLIRNHEYDFVFTDLKMPEMDGIDVVKAVKHVRPDIDVIMITGYATIESAVDAMKYGAMDYVQKPFTADELIAFASQALIRRQARIEKERRPKLHLVTPSSSASVEPKTVNVPAGLFISPTHSWVYLCRDGYLLVGIDDFALKVIGEVDEVLAVRVGQNVRKGERLFDVISGNATVSFVSPVSGRVATINEGILDEPELVTREPYDRGWVCGIEPSDLPNEIRSLRIGAEAIEWYQHEVDRYVEMVDAHGAGEGGRPLSPADVLSSSAEEPQQSVADA
- a CDS encoding 4Fe-4S binding protein, which translates into the protein MDRRSFLKTGGAAAACAVTGKRQDQLEDPTEFVGVLVDTTRCIGCRSCEVACGMAHDLHVPDVQNDGALDEKRTTSERQWTVVNRYDTDAGEVFVKKQCMHCWQPACASACLTNAMHKTKEGPVIWRSDKCMGCRFCMVSCPFDVPKFEYDSWNPRIQKCTMCWDRLQQGQEPACVKACPTDALTFGPKRELMEIARIRIYNHPDRYVHKIYGEHEVGGTGWLYLSAVPFEQLGFRMDLGTTPYPEYTRDFLYGVPVVLFALPALLYGMRLLSDGSDSEMGPPDPRNDNP